In the Pelmatolapia mariae isolate MD_Pm_ZW linkage group LG10_11, Pm_UMD_F_2, whole genome shotgun sequence genome, TGCCTTTTTGCGCAACTTGACCGTTTCCGTGCATCTCCTGGCTTTTCTCAGGAGACATAATAAGCACAGAGACATCTGTCGAAATTTACTGTTAACTTTGTCTGCAAGTTTCAATAACTTAACAGTTGCCACACACAAGCACCGGATCCCCTCCTCTCTTTGAGCAATCAAACCTTATCAGCCACACTGACACTCTCTTCCTGCGTGCTACACAGCGATAGAAGCCACAGAAGCTAAGCATAAACACACGCTGCATCTTCCACAGTTCTGCATGTTTGCCCACTCTCGTGTCACCGTTTGTCAGGCAGTAAACCTTCTTAACTTTTATCAACACCATGTGTGGGCGCACGCCGTCAAACACTTTGATTTTCTCATCCAGCTCAATAATTCACGCCCCTTCTCTCGATTCTCATGCCGACGGCTGCTTTGCATTTTCTAATCTTCACAAAGGAAGTCCAAATGACCTCATGAAACTGTGAGGGTTTGAAAAATGTTGCTTCCACTTGTGTGCATTTCTTGCCTTCTTGCTCCCGATATAAATAAATGGGGGCATCTCATTTGGAGTCAAATCCAAATCTAAATCTGGTTAAATCTAAAAGACATGAGTACATGCTGGGAATCGCTACAAAATGGCCATGCCTAGAATTTAGTGGGATTGCAAGGATTTGGAAGGATTTTAAGGATTTTGCAAAAAGGGGCTGTATGACAATcaaaatattaaatgaaatgCCCTGTTAGCACAATTGGCACGAACTGCTATTTTTATAGGCACACTGGTGGATAAATGACTGAGAAACAAGAGCGAGCCTCAAATCACTTTATAATTCAGGCACTTTTGCCAGAGTCAAATGAATGTTTTCCCAGGGTGACATACAGGTGTGTGGCCCTGACTCCTGTGCTCCAGAACAATCAGAGTCAGCGCTGCACAGAGAAACCCTGAGACTGAGGCTGAGCTTCACAATATTTGAATGAATGAACGCACCACGAACAGGAGGGGGCTGGATGAGCCTCAGACTGACAGTAGAGACAGACTGAAGTCATGACTCGTGAATGACTGTGTAGGAAGGGGCTTGTGATTAGTGCTGACTGCATGCCTGCCTGAACTATCTTCACAGAGCTTATGTCATACTGAAGTATGTAAATAGCAGGAGTACAATAAACCATCACTCAGACCTGAGACTGGAGCGCACATCCTGTCTGTGGATACATTTACGCTGCATTAAATCCCACCCAAGCTTTTACCTAACATTAACTAGGAGTGTCTAAATAAAACcttgaaaacatttaaagagttCCCATTGTGgtttttcttctcctctgccACACGTACTTGCTGTTAGAGCAGTGAACTCTCATGATAAACGTGGCCAAACTTTCAAATAATGAGACCAGTGCATGTAAAAGTAGCCCGCAGTGTTGGGCTGGTGATGGAGGACGCTGTGGCAGGCAGACTAACAGGAAGAGCCGTTAATAGAGAAacacaaagatggaaacacaAATTCCACAAAATGGTAATGGGATGCATGAGAGCCACAGGGTGAACACGGGAGGAGGGGAACAACACTGTGCACTGACAGGAGACACATGAACCCACAGGTGAGAACGAGGCACAGGTGGGGACAGTGagcacacaatcacaaagaagcaaagacaaaaacaggaagaaaggcCCTTTTTAAAGCATGTGCCATAAACAGTTTTGTTGCTGCCCGACGACAGCTGTGTTTCATGGCTTCCTGTCACAGTACTCGTGATGCTTTTTTATATGTAGGACGACTTTTGATGAAAGCACCACGTCTCTGTTTTCTGAATGTTGCGTTATTTTGACTTCTGCTTGTTTAGTATAGTATACTCTCAGGCTTTTTTGAGTTTAGTTATACAGGTTCTGCTTTTGGTTATAGTtcatatccacacacacacagacacacacacacacattaggcACCTGTGTATATAAGGCTTTAGTTTTCATGTGTTCTTTGTGTCTGTTTCTCTACCTGGTCTGGGATTAATTCATGGACTTGTTTTGTGTCAGGCGCTTGTGAAGCATCAAATAAAGGTTAGTTCTTTGTTTAATATGTTCAGCTCTTTGTCTGCCTTGTGGTCCACATTACCACCATCTCACATCATGACAGGAACAATTTGAAAGGACAGTGTTATCACGCACAGAGAAAAGGTGAAGGGCAGAAGGTTTGTTTACAGCTGACTGTATTAAATAACTGATCTAACAtgtgaagaaaacaaacaggttATTTAAATGATCTGAGTGTTCCAGCTGCAGCTGAGGAGGATAGAAGACAGTGGAGACAAGGCACTAATGAGAGTAAAGAGAAAAGCCTCCACAAAGCAATCATCAATGTAGAACAAGTCAGTGGGATAAAGTTATCCAGAgggtaacttttttttcttgcttgtcAGGGCAAGAGCCACGATTCACTCCCGGGAAAAGAGACAAATTCCTTTGGGCTTGCGTCAGGAAGTGCGTCCGATTTAAACATCTACAAATCAAACATGGGAGCTGCTCGCTGTGAGGACCTCTTGttaataagggagcagctgaaacagCATTATCACACACGGCCCAGATAGCAAATATTCATTCAATTAATGTTTAATCAACATCAGTTCAATGTCTTCCTGCTATCTGTGGGATCTAATATCACTATAAGaactagtgatgggaattcTGAATCTCTTTAGAGAGCCGGCTCTTTATGATATCCTGTTCTTGCAGACTTGTATTGTCTATAAAATTTAAATGGTTCCAGATAGAAATAGATTTTCAATCTTGAGCTCCACAAACAACCTGCACAGGCACCTGAGAACTGTCCACCCAAAACACATAAAGCACAATCAGTTGAGTGTGATATTAATGAAGATGCCAGTGTGTCTAAtgcaactgctgctgctgcatctacAGCATCTCTGCagtacaccaccaccaccacctaaACCAACACAGAGCTCTATGAGACAGTTTTTGCAgaggtctgtgacccagcaagACAGAACTCAGCTGATAAAGACCTGGCAAACATGACTGCACTTGATttccaactattttcagttgtggatgataaaggattcagaaagtttattcatgcactgAATCCTATGAATGCAATTCCAAGCAGGAAAACACTCTCCCAAAAAATCATCCCAGGCCTGTATGACAGAGAACATgcatctgctttttgttttgcatattaatttatatttcattgtgttgtggtttgcagtgtttgcagtgttgtgttgtttcactttaaatgtatttaaaaggaaaaagctgaaaatttaaatggtTCAAAGTTGAAgtgtaaatagttgttttttgtattttataatgtatttttttaattttttaattttaattttaattttaggtggagtgaataaataaaagcatatttatataataaacatatataaataaaaaacttttttacattagtatttcattttgtgcatacttttatattgttgttgaaacaacaacctgaagagccggttgggagccgaaagagccggctctctaGAAAAAAATTCCCATCACTGATGTTGACATTTGTGTCAGTGGGACTGTTTGTTCATGATTCATGTCTGCATGTTGTAATATTAATACTGACTTTAATGACTGGCCACGGACTTTTGGAGTTAAAAATAAGAGTGGCACAGTAACCGTTTCTTCATCACCACACACGGACGGCTCTGGATCTGGTTTGTGTTCTTCTACACTTTGCATGGGTCATGTTTCGAGGACAGATTTCAGGTTTATACGGTGAAATCGTTTGGAAGAGTGTAGTTGTCCTCTGATTGACTCCGGCTGAATCCACATGAATCTCAGCccacaggaaaacacacagtCCCATCAGTTCCTGACATATCAATAATCTGTCAGTTGCCcctcagtgatttaaaaaagaaattcccAAATGCCTAAAAGCCGTGGTTACATAGTATTTTGATAAGCTGACTACGTTAATAAGATCTTGGTACAATCCTGGTTATTAATGacataaatgtctttgtttatcAATTAATCCATTTTTACTATATAATCCACAGATTTTCATCTCATTGACGCATCTTTGTGATTGCAAACTCATGCTCGTAAAGTTAGTGTTAATCTGACCTTTACGGTGATACTAGCTGTCAGAGTTTGAGTGGCAGTAATAACGCAGGCTGTGAGAAACCGAAGGACGCTGAGAAACAGTGAGGAGCGCCGCACCTGTACAACGCAAAGAAATACAGTGCTTTTCACCACAGGAAGTGAGTAAAGTTAAGAAGAACTGTTGCAATCGCTTCCATCTCATTTATTGTTTCATGTCCTCCAAACTAGAGTGATGTTAATGGACTAAAAAGTGtaaagtgtgtgtatatatccTGTTTTGTAGAGCAATCTTGTAATTCTTATACTGTAGTTTAAGTCACACTTGTGTCTGCTATATACTCCCTAAGACACACCTTTTGCCTTGAGGACTGTTTGAGACTTACTGAAtctgtggcacagattcaataaGGTGGAGACATTCCTCAgtagtgatgcgcgaatcatgaacgaatcgttcaatactcgagaatcactttactgactcatgaatcatgattcacaagcccaactgactcactgactcatccctgttgctgttagcagcaatatatctagcttataattaaaattgtggagaaaaacacaacatccagtatcttaacaaaaacatttctgctctgaactggaagaaaaaaccctgagtagaagctcacatcaagacaatagctcctcggttcacagtagcatcgctctgctaacatgctaacagcacatttgagctactcaccccctcctttcctgtgctgaatcgtagagccagcgagtcactcaggactcgctaaccccctccctcctgtgctgaatcgtagagccagcgagtcactcaggactcgctaaccccctccctcctgtgctgaatcgtagagccagcgagtcactcaggactcgctaaccccctccctcctgtgctgaatcgtagagccagcgagtcactcaggactcgctaaccccctccctcctgtgctgaatcgtagagccagcgagtcactcaggactcgctaaccccctccctcctgtgctgaatcgtagagccagcgagtcactcaggactcgctaaccccctccctcctgtgctgaatcgtagagccagcgagtcactcaggactcgctaaccccctccctcctgtgctgaatcatagagcgaacgaatcactcactcactcaccccctccctccgggctcacagcttcttcttcttggttggcaaccaatgttaaggcgcattaccgccccctggctcacggctcagtggacatttagatgagaaaatatatacttgacacatttaaggaaaatactaataaaataaaaataaacaagataaatgttccctttagaaatttttttgctcttttttgctttataaaatagttgttttcttttagaatcactcatcttagcagtaggatttacatgaaaagagaaaagaaattaagtttgagtgaaaatgtacattttttgcactctctggtcaactgactcagtgaatcaaatgactcaaaaaacccgattcactttggtgagtgactcattaaaactcgattcagtaaaaagaatcaaatttacatCACTATTCCTCAGAGATGTTGGTTCATACAGACATGATGGCGTCACACAGCTGCCgcagatttgtcggctgcacatccatgatgccaACCTGCTGTCTTACTAGATCATTTATGATGTAAGGAGTGGCTCTTGTTGCTTTCCTGGCCCATCTTTCTCCTCTGAAATCTCTATCAGCATCAAGTCACCGTCTCTGACATAGCTGCCGCTCACTGGATGTTTTGCTCTCAGCTGCTGATGCTGCCACCAACAGCCATGCcgcgttcaaagtcacttaggTGAACTAAGTTGCTTGCTGCCATATGATTGGCCAACTCCCTTAAAAGACAGTTGAATAGCTGTACCTAATAACGTGGCCAGTGTAGTAAAGGCAAACTGTATGAATATGTTCAGGAGATTAAAGGGCTGTGCGCCAGTACAGGACGTATGTTACTACGTGCTATAAACCCGACATTCCTGACTCGATCTATGACGTCAAACCTCTGCGCCGACCACGTGGGAAGGTTTTTTTTGCCGAGGTAGCAAAACATCCGCAGTGCCGCTCGCTGGTCTGTCAGCGAGTatgaaaacaactttattttcttcatttctgacCTGAAACAATCTGAAAAAAGGGGCCCTCGGCGGTTTCGCTCCCACAGTCACTTTTTCCAGAACATGCCTCACGACCCCGACCCTCCTCCGGCTAAAAAATTCAAGCCGGGATCCGTGTTTTTCCGCCTCGATAAGAACAAGCCTGGTATGCTGCTGCCTAGAAAGGGAAATGCGACCACTGCGATAGACGTCCAGAGGAAGCAGCTTCCCATCTATCAAGCGAAGCCTCAGCTGCTGACCCAGCTGAGACAGCTGCACGGTGCTATCCTCATAGGTGAGTATTCACAGCTACAGTTAGCTGCTGCTACACCTGAGCTCAGCCGCAGTTCGCGCACACGTGAACAACATCCTGTTTGTAAAATAGTATTTCTACACTATAGTTGATCTTAAAATGTGCCTattttgtgttggtgtgttggGTTTGTGGGTGGAGCTACCTACGTAAGTACGATTATGCCCATAGAAAGTCTGGCTTACGTCACTTCACAGacatgtgttttttctgttatttctgcCCACGTGATAATCAAAAATATGAAAccttaaatatataaatagagTTAAAGTTTGCTTTGGGCTCCGCCAAAAGTATCTGTATGTGTCAGATAACTCAGCCCTGTCCTGTGTGATCCGGCAGGTGAGACCGGCTCTGGGAAGACCACTCAGATCCCTCAGTATTTGTACGAGGCCGGCATCGGGCGGCTGGGCATGATCGCTATCACTCAGCCCCGAAGAGTTGCTGCCATCTCACTGGCAGGAAGGGTGGCAGAGGAGAAGAGGACTCAGCTGGGGAAGCTGGTACTCACGATAAACGGGATTCCCGTCTGCTGTGGAGACTCGAGTTGATGCCTCTGCGTTGTTGACCTCTGCGCTGTGTTTCTGTTGCTTCCTTTTAGGTTGGTTACACGGTGCGTTTCGAGGATGTCACCTCCCCTGAGACAAAGCTGAAGTTCATGACTGATGGTATGCTCCTGCGCGAGGCCATCGGAGACCCCCTGCTGCTGCGCTACACTGTGGTGGTCCTGGATGAAGCTCATGAGCGCACTGTGCACACCGACGTGCTCTTTGGTGTGGTTAAGACGGCTCAGCGCAGGCGCAAGGAGCTTAACAAAATTCCCTTGAAGGTAGGAGCAAAGTTCACACGTGTTGTGACTTCAGCGTTTCTAGTAAACGCAGTCTGAATCGCCTCACTGCATCTGCTCTAAAGCCTGCACCTGGTGTCCTAACCTCCACAGGTCATAGTGATGTCAGCCACGATGGATGTGGATCTGTTCTCCGAGTACTTCAACAAGTCCCCCGTGTTGTACTTGGAAGGCAGGCAGCACCCCATTCAGATCTACTACACCAAACAGCCACAGTCAGACTACCTGCAGGCTGCTCTTGTCTCTATCTTCCAGATCCATCAGGTAGTTTTTGTGTCTCCTATTTCCAGTTTAGATGAAAGCCAAACAAACGCACCCCTCTTCTTCAGCATCATTATTGGAAACACAGATTATGTTCTGTCGTGATGACGATTTTCCACACACGGTCATGCAGGAGGCTCCTTCATCACACGACATCTTAGTCTTCATGACGGGCCAGGAGGAGATCGAGGCACTGGCGAGGACGTGTCGAGACATCACCAAGCATCTGCCTGACGGCTGTGGCCCCATGGTAGTTATCCCACTATATGCATCTCTGCCCCCAACACAGCAGCTCAGGGTCTTCCTGCCAGCTCCAAAGGTAAAAACATGTCTTAACAttacacactgctgctctcaGCAGTATCTTCTGATTTAGACATTCAGCATCATCTTGTAAGTCTTGCaaaccttttttctttccagggCTGTAGGAAAGTCATTCTCTCCACAAACATCGCCGAGACATCAGTTACAATCTCTGGGATCAAATACGTCATAGACACGGGGATGGTGAAGGCCAAACGTTTCAATCCGGGTGAGAAGATTCAGATTGCAAATGCATTCACAAATCATGCAGAGAGAAATACTTGTTCTTGAGTCTTTGCATTTGATACTAATGGGGGGAAaacacaatgcacccgacccctgcagcgcctcctgcgggtggtgggcctgcaggaaGATGGGTCCGTGTCCCTTTTTCGGACTGTGCCCAGCAGGCCCCATGGATTTAGGCCCAGCCACCAGACGCTCGGCCccgggcaccctccccgggcctggctccagggcagggccccggtaaccctgtcccgggcagggtgaactgttccctcgatgggCTTCTTCTGAATTgttctttgtctggtccctcggttgggctgctgcccctgtgACTGGCtccggataagcagaagaagatagatggatggaaaaaaccccacaaacggaaaaaatgtggtttccagttttttttttgacagctgTAAGGATGCATttagatgtgtaaaaatatttgtttggCTTGTGACCCTTTGAAAAAGTCGAGCCCTCCCCCGTGATCCTAAATTGAACGGCACAGATAAGAGGTGTTCTCCTAACAGTGCACATGATGTGACTCTCAGACAGCGGCCTGGAGGTGTTGGCAGTGCAGCGCGTTTCCAAAGCGCAGGCGTGGCAGCGAGCAGGCCGGGCTGGCAGGGAGGACTCTGGCTTCTGCTATCGTCTCTACACCGAGCAGGAATTTGACAACCTCATCCCCATGACTGTTCCTGAGATTCAGAGGTAGGCTGTGGAGTCTGCTTTACACGCGTGATAATAAAAATCCACCTCACGTGCCTCATTGATTTAGCTCTGTGTGATGCTTCTTACCCTCAGGTGTAACTTGGCAGGTGTGATGCTGCAGCTCATGGCTCTGGGGATTCCAGACGTGACAAATTTTGATTTCATGTCCAAACCTTCTCCAGGTAAGATGCTGTCAGTCAGGAATCCCCTCTGGTCCTCCGGTAAGCGATGCAGAGTTAGCTGTAGTAGTGCTTTGTGTTTTACACCAGAGGCCATCCGTTCTGCTGTGGATCATTTGGAGCTGTTGGGAGCTGTGGAGAAGAAGGACGGGCAGGTTTTCCTCACCACTCTGGGAAAGAAGATGGCGAGCTTCCCTCTGGAGCCCAGATATGCCAAAGTAAATCCCGCTGGTTCTGCTCTGATATTTTTTGTACATTAATTCAAAGACAAAGTGTCGGCTCACAAGCAGATAACCCCTCTGTTTGCTCCACACCGCAGACCATCCTGCTGTCCCCGGACTACTCGTGTTCTGAGGAGATTTTGAGCATCGTGTCGCTGCTGTCTGTGGACACCGTGCTGTACAACCCTCCGGCCCGGCGGGACGAGGTGCTTGCAGTGCGCAAGAAGTTCATGTCCAGTGAAGGAGACCACATGACACTGCTAAACATTTACAGAGCGTTCAAGAAAGTCAGTGGTAACAAGGTGGGTACGATGAACACAACTAATGAAAATACATCAATGAAATCGTGCTGCTGAGCTGTCACGTCATCTCTGCTGTTGTAGGAGTGGTGTCGGGAGAACTTTGTCAACAGCAGGAACATGGGCCTGGTGAAAGAAGTCCAGGCACAGCTTAAAGAAATCTGC is a window encoding:
- the dhx33 gene encoding ATP-dependent RNA helicase DHX33; protein product: MPHDPDPPPAKKFKPGSVFFRLDKNKPGMLLPRKGNATTAIDVQRKQLPIYQAKPQLLTQLRQLHGAILIGETGSGKTTQIPQYLYEAGIGRLGMIAITQPRRVAAISLAGRVAEEKRTQLGKLVGYTVRFEDVTSPETKLKFMTDGMLLREAIGDPLLLRYTVVVLDEAHERTVHTDVLFGVVKTAQRRRKELNKIPLKVIVMSATMDVDLFSEYFNKSPVLYLEGRQHPIQIYYTKQPQSDYLQAALVSIFQIHQEAPSSHDILVFMTGQEEIEALARTCRDITKHLPDGCGPMVVIPLYASLPPTQQLRVFLPAPKGCRKVILSTNIAETSVTISGIKYVIDTGMVKAKRFNPDSGLEVLAVQRVSKAQAWQRAGRAGREDSGFCYRLYTEQEFDNLIPMTVPEIQRCNLAGVMLQLMALGIPDVTNFDFMSKPSPEAIRSAVDHLELLGAVEKKDGQVFLTTLGKKMASFPLEPRYAKTILLSPDYSCSEEILSIVSLLSVDTVLYNPPARRDEVLAVRKKFMSSEGDHMTLLNIYRAFKKVSGNKEWCRENFVNSRNMGLVKEVQAQLKEICLKLNLKLESCGADTASVRRCLAHGMFVNAAELQPDGSYLALDTHQPVAIHPSSVLFQAKPAYVVFNELLHTSRCYMRDLCLVDADWLLDAAPEYFGRKLHLNKS